From the genome of Pseudomonas bubulae:
ATCACCTTTGGCCAGGTTTACTTCTCCCAACCAGTACTGGGCGTTACCCGCGTACTGACTGTTGGGGTATTTGCGCAAAAAGGCAGTAAATGCCTGGCTGGCCTTGTCGAAGTCCTTGGCTTTGATCAGGTCGAAAGCAGCATCGTAATAGAGCTTCTCTTTCGCCGGATCGCCAGGCTCGGCACTGGCAGCGGCCTGGGAAGCAGGCGCTGCTGTATTACCGGCGGCATTAGCGCCACCAGCAGAAGAATTATCAGGGGCGGCAGCAGGAGCAATGCCAGCACCAATACGCCGATCAAGTTCCTGGTATCGCTCCAGGCTTTCTTGTTTCATGCGCGAAATGTCGTTCTGCAGAACTTCAATCACACCCTGTTGGCGTGCAATCTGTTCCTGCATTTGTTGCAGCTGGTTGAACAGCTCGCCCTGTGCCGAGACAGGGGTCGAAACCCCTCCCCCGGCATAGGCGCCGCTCGCACCATAACCCGGTGACGGATAACTCCCCCCGCTATTGTTATAGCCAGAGTTGTCATCGACCACAGGAACCGCAGCCCATGCCGATAGCGGCAGGAGGCTGAGAGTCAGAATAGTTACAGCACGGCGGCACGTTCGCATGACGAATTACTTACGCAGTTCGACGCGACGGTTTTGAGCCCACGACTGTTCGTCGTTGCCAGTAGCGATTGGACGCTCTTTACCGTAGGACACCAGCTCCAGCTGTGCTGGAGAAACGCCTTGCAGTACCAGGTAGCGTTGAACGGCTTTCGCACGACGCTCGCCCAGTGCCATGTTGTACTCACGAGTACCACGGGCGTCAGTGTTACCTTCCAGAACAACGCGAGCGCCGTTAGCTTTCAGGTCTTTGGCGTGAACGTCCAGAGCGCGCATTGCTTCTGGTTTCAGGTCCGAAGAATCGTATTCGAAGTAGAAAACAGTGATAGCGCGCAGAGCAGCTTCTTCGCTCAGGGAACCATCAACAGCGCCAGTGTTTGCGCCGTAACCAGCGTTTGGATCAACAGCAGCGCCTTCACCGGCATTGTCGCCGCCTTTGGACGAGCAACCTACAGCTACAGCCATGGCCAGTGCCAGCGCAGCAAATTTACCAAACTTCAGCATTTCCATCGTAAAACTCCTAATGAACCCCAAGTGTTATGTGCAACGTAAAGCTATCACCACGTCAGTTCAGGTAAGGGGACCAGGAAGGTTCTCTGACTTCGCCTTGAGCGGTAGGAAGAGGGAGCCTTACGCGTCCATTAATGGACACGAGCATCAAGACTCCCCGGCCCTGCTGGCGGGTGGCGTAGATTACCATGGTGCCGTTGGGCGCAACAGTAGCAGACTCATCAAGGTTGGTATCTGTGAGGATTTTCACGCTTCCACGCTGCAAATCTTGCGCCGCAACACGGAAATTGGTGAAGCCGTCCTGACGATGGATCATTACCAGGGTCTTTTCGTCAGCCGAAAGCTTAGGACTGGCGTTGTAGTTGCCGATAAAGGTCACGCGCTCTGCGTTACCGCTGCCAACGTTGGTCTTGTAGATCTGTGGTTTGCCGCCACGGTCGGAGGTGAAATAGATGGTAGAACCATCTTTACCCCAGAAAGGTTCTGTATCAATTGCAGGGTTGTTGGTAACACGAGTCAACCCTCGGGAAGCCAGATCCATCACATAGATCTCGGCATTACCGTCCTTGGACAATACGAACGCCAGTTTCGAGCCGTCCGGCGACCATGCTGGCGCACCGTTCAGACCTTCGAAATTGGTGATTTGCTCACGGCGGCCGGTATCAATGTTCTGCACGAAGATGCGAGGACGTTTCTGCTCGAACGACACATAAGCGATGCGTTTGCCATCGGGCGCAAAACGCGGCGACAGGATCGGCTCACGGGATTGCAGCAGGGTCACGGCACGGGCACCGTCGTAGTCCGAACGTTGCAGGGTGTAACGGGTGTTGGTGGCACTGGCACGCTCGGCCGTCACGTAAAGAAGACGGGTGGAGAATGCACCTTTGATACCGGTCAGTTTTTCAAACGACTGATCGGAGATGTAATGCGCCATGTCCCGCAGCTGTTCAGCCGTGCCCGACACACTGCCAGTCAGTACTGGCTGCTCGGTTGCAACGTTGAACAAGGCGTATTGCACCTGCAGGCGACCGCCTGCCGGCACGATATTGCCTACCATTACGTACTGGGCACCCAGGGCTTTCCAGTCGCGGAAAATGACTTCGCTGGCCTGGGTAGGCAAGCCGATCATGTTCTGCTTTGGAATCGGCGCGTAGTAACCCGAGTTGCGCAGGTCATTGCCGATAATTTCAGCCATGTCGTCCGGCAGCACTGTACCGCCCTGCCAACCAAAAGGGACTACGGCAATTGGCGTTGCCCGATCGCTGCCACTGGTGACCAGGATGTTCTTTTCATCTGCTACAGCCATCCCTGCCAGGCAGCAGACGACGACCAGCAGTCCTCGAAAAAGTTTAATCACAAGGCTAGATCCTCAGGTGTGAATGTCATCTTGAACGATCGATAAGGATTAAAATCGCTGGGTTTCATACCCTGCATTTCCGTTAAACGGCCAATATTCTTGACCGCTGCCACTGCGGAGCTGTCGAACGGTCCGTCACCGCTGGATTTGGCAACCGTCACAGAGGTTACCGTACCATCTGGCAACATGCCGATCTGCAGCACCACTGTCATGTTTTTGCGCGCCGATGGCGGACGGGCCCACCCTTCTGCTGCACGAGCACGAATCAAGTCATCGAAACTGCCGGCGACCTCATCACCTTGCTCATCTGCCAGCGCCTGCTGGCGTTGCGGCGTATCGGAAAGCAAATCAGCCAAGGCTTGCGCCTTTTTCTCTTCGGTCGATTTACGAGCTGCTTCCACGGCCTTTTTCTTGGCGGCATCGGCAGCGGCCTTTTTCTTCGCATCTTCGGCGGATTTCTTTTTCGCCTCGTCTGCTACGGCCTTTTTCTTGGCGTCTTCAGCTGCTTTTTTCTTCGCATCTTCAGCCGCTTTTTTCTTGGCGTCTTCCGCGGCCTTTTTCTTGGCCTCTTCTTCCGCAGCCTTCTTGGCCTCTTCCTCGGATTTTTTCTTGGCTATGTCAGCCAGTTTTTTCTCTTCGGCTTTTTTGGCTTCAGTGGCCTTTTTGGCATCATCGGCTTTCTTGGCTTCATCAGCCTTCTTCGCCTCGTCTGCCTTTTTGGCCTCGCTCGCTTTGGCTTCGTCAGCCTTCTTGGCTTCTGCAGCTTTTTCGGCAGCCTCTTCTTTCTTTTGTTCCGCAGCTTTTACAGCTTCCTGCTCAACCTTCTTTTGTTCCATCTGCTCGACTTCGGTCTGGCGCGCGGCGGATTTCTTCGCCTCACCCGCAATCTTTTGATTGGTCTGGGTGGTCGCCTGACTTTTGGACTTGAGCTGGTACAAGGTCGCCTGAACAATCGGTTTGGAAGGCGGCAGTTCCGGAGTCATGGCAAAGCTGACAAACAGCAGGCCAAAAATCAGGACGTGCAACCCTACCGCCCAGACTGCAGGCCAAAAATAGTTTTCAGAGGCGGACGGCTCCCGCTGTTCGCGCATCAGGGAGCCTCGGTTATCAAGCCAACGTTACCGACCCCGGCCTTCTGCAGACCACCCATAGCCCCCATTACCGCCCCGTAATCCACGGTCTTGTCACCGCGAATAAACACTTGGGTGTGCTTGCCGCCTTCATTGCCTGCGCGGATGATCTTGGTCACGGCGTCAGTCATCTGGGGCAAGGTCATTGCCTTGTCCATCTGCTTGTCGGTGTCGACTTCGCTGCCAAGGTTCCAGAAGTAGGTCTTGTCAGCCTTGATCGAAATGGTCAGAACCTGGGTATTGTTGTCCTGCGGCAAAGCCTCGCTGGAGACCTTGGGCAAATCAACCTTCACACCCTGGTTGAGCATCGGTGCGGTCACCATGAAAATGACCAGCAGCACCAGCATCACGTCGATGTAAGGCACTACGTTCATCTCGGCGACCGGCTTGCGCTTTTTACGCGCTCGAGCGATTAAAGCCATTGGAAATTACCTGCTTATTCTTCGCTGGTGTGCACTTTGCGGTGCAGGATCGCCTGGAATTCATCGGCGAAGGTGTAGTAGCGGCCGATCAGCGTTTCGCTACGGGCAGCAAAACGGTTGTAAGCAATAACTGCCGGGATGGCCGCGAACAAGCCGATGGCCGTTGCGATCAGTGCTTCGGCAATGCCTGGCGCTACAGTCGCCAGTGTCGCCTGCTGGGCAGTGGCCAGGCCACGGAAGGAGTTCATGATGCCCCATACGGTACCGAACAGGCCGATATACGGGCTTACGGAACCAACGGTGGCCAGGAACGGCAAGCTTTGCTCAAGCTTTTCTTCTTCACGGGAGATGGCCACGCGCATGGCACGCGCCACACCTTCCATAACCGCTTCAGGATCAACGCCCGGCTGCTGACGCAGACGCGAGAACTCTTTGAAACCGGCACGAAAGATTTGTTCCACGCCCGAGTCCGGATCCGGATTGCTACCTGCCTGACGATACAGTTTCGACAGGTCGATACCCGACCAAAAACGCTCTTCAAAGCTTTCAAGGGCACGTCGACCGGCGCGCAACATGGTGCTGCGCTGAAAAATCATGACCCACGAGGTAACCGATGCGGCCAGCAGGGTCAACATTACCAACTGCACAACAATGCTGGCATTGCTGACCAAGCTCCACATGGAGGAATGGTCGACGACGTTAGCTTCCACGCTTTATCTCCTGCTCTAAATGTTTACCCGCGCCGCTCACGTCGGCAAAGGCCGTACGTAGAGCTTCGGGAATGGCTCGGGGTTTAAAACTATCGGCGCGCACACAGGCCACCAAAAACTGCCCTTCACAGAGCAGCGTTGCATCTGCAGCCCGCCAGACCTGCTGCTTGAAACGCAGGCTGGCACGGTTGAGTTCCATCACTTGCGCACTTACCAACAGTTCGTCGTCCAGTCGCGCCGGTGCGTGGTAGCGCGCCTCGCTGGAATGCACGACAAATAACAGGTTCTCGCCTGCCAGCGCGGACTGGGCAAACCCCAATTCCCGCAGCCTTTCGGTTCGAGCCCGCTCCATAAACTTTAGATAATTTACGTAATACACGACGCCACCCGCATCGGTGTCCTCGTAATAAACGCGACAGCGATGTGCGAACGGCTCAAGCCTGTTTTGCGCGCGCATACTCTAGTGCTTACTCCTCAGGTTGCCAATCCGCCAAACCACTGTTTTTTACGCTTCTTGGCCTTTATGACCGAAGATTTTCAGCGCCAGTCCTTGAGACAGCAAAAACCTTAAAAAAATCGACCGCTAACGGCTTATTAATCATCCAAAGCATTCAGAAATTCGTCTACCACAGGCATATCGCCTAATCGTGACGGAATGTTTAAACCAAAGTGCAAATACGCATGCCGGGTCACAACGCGACCACGCGGCGTACGCATGATGTAACCCTGCTGAATCAGATACGGCTCCAGCACATCTTCAATCGTATGACGCTCTTCGCTGATTGCTGCGGCAAGGCTATCGACTCCCACAGGCCCGCCATCGAACTTCTCGATCATGGTCAGCAGCAATCGCCGGTCCTGATGATCAAAACCATGCTCATCTACGTCCAGCAGGTTCAACGCCAGGTCAGCGACCGGCTTGGTGATATGCCCCTTGGCACGCACCTCGGCAAAATCCCGCACACGACGCAGCAAACGGTTGGCGATACGCGGTGTCCCGCGAGCCCGCCGGGCAATTTCATACGCACCTTCAGGGTCGAGCGGCAAACCGAAGATACCCGCCGAGCGACTGACAATCGTCGCCAGGTCGTCAGTACTATAGAACTCCAGTCGCTGAACAATCCCGAAACGATCACGCAACGGGTTGGTCAGCATCCCGGCGCGCGTGGTCGCCCCCACCAGGGTAAAAGGCGGTAGATCGAGTTTGATGGAACGCGCAGCCGGCCCTTCGCCAATCATGATATCGAGCTGGAAGTCCTCCATGGCCGGGTAAAGCACTTCCTCGACAATGGGTGAAAGGCGATGGATTTCATCGATAAAGAGCACATCATGGGGCTCAAGGTTGGTCAGCAGCGCAGCCAGATCACCCGGGCGCTCCAGAACAGGCCCGGAAGTGCTCTTGATCGATACGCCCATTTCCTGGGCGATGATGTTGGCCAGCGTCGTCTTGCCCAGCCCGGGCGGCCCAAAGATCAATGTGTGATCCAGCGATTCGGCACGCCCGCGCGCAGCCTGGATAAACAGTTCCATCTGCTCGCGAACGGTGGGCTGGCCAATATAGTCGGCCAGGCTCAGAGGCCGAATCGCCCGATCCTGAACTTCTTCCCGGTCCCGCCCGCTTGAGGCTGTAATCAGTCGATCAGCTTCAATCACTTAAATCATCCCCTTGAGGGCTCGGCGAATCATGTCTTCACTGCTCAACGTTTTATCCTTGATCGCAGAAACCGCCTTGCTCGCTTCCTGAGGCTTATAGCCCAGGGAGATCAAGGCACTCATCGCATCACTTTCAGCGCTGGCGACCGGCACCGGAGCATCCGGCTGATTAGGGACCAGGGCGAACATGCTGGGTACTTGCTCCCACGCCTTGAAACGATCCTTCAACTCTACCAGCAGTCGTTCCGCGGTCTTTTTGCCCACCCCCGGAACCTTGGTCAAGGCCGATGTGTCCTGAGCCTGCACACAGCGCACAAGCTCATCGACTTCCAGACTGGACATCAACGCCAGCGCCAGCTTGGGGCCGACGCCGTTGAGCCGGATCAGCTCACGAAAAAAGTCACGCTCGCGCTTGCCTATGAAACCATAGAGCAACTGGGCGTCTTCGCGAACCACAAGATGGGTATGCAGGGTCAGTGGCTCGCCGACAGACGGTAATCGATAAAGCGTGGTCATCGGTACTTCCAGCTCATAACCCAAGCCGTTTACATCGAGAATCAGGTGCGGCGGCTGTTTTTCAGCCAGAGTGCCGCGCAAGCGTCCAATCACGTTTCAGATCCTTTCACTGGCCAGATCAATGGCTGACAAATACAAAGACAGAGCCGCATCATTACAGATGAAGCCCTGTCAGGAAGCCCAATCCAGTTAAAAATTGCGTTTCACAGCCGCAAACGCCCGCCACGGCTACGGGCCGCACCCAGCCCGTGGGGCAGCAAGCTGGAGCGAGTGTGGGCATGGCACAAGGCAATCGCAAGGGCATCCGACGCATCGATTTGCGGCTTGCTGGTCAGCTTGAGCAGGTGCATGACCATCATCATCACCTGTTCTTTATTGGCGCCACCTGTACCCGCCACCGCCTGCTTGACCTGGGTTGCCGAATACTCGGCGATCTCCAGGTTTTCTTCGGCTCCCGCAACAATGGCCGCGCCCCTGGCCTGCCCCAGCTTGAGAGCCGAATCGGCATTGCGGGCCATAAACACCTTTTCGATGCCCATGGTGACAGGACCGTACGTCTGAATAACCTCACGCACCCCACGATAGACGATCTGCAACCGCTCATGCAGTTCGCCGCTCCCCGTACGAATACATCCCGAAGCCACGTACACACAGCCACGCCCAGTGTCTCGCACGACGCCATAACCGGTGATTCGCGAACCCGGATCGATACCAAGAATAAGAGTCATAACGCCTACAGCTTATGAAGTGATGCCCACCGGCACATACCCGGACAGCTTAAAGGCAGAAGCCGGAGGTGCCCAGCGCCGCGATTGTCGCGACGGAGCACCTCCGGCCTCTTGATTGACGCAATCGCTCAGGCAAGCTGTTCCAGGACGGCGTCAGGGATTTCAGCATTGGAGTAGACGTTTTGGACGTCATCCAGGTCTTCAAGCATGTCGATCAACTTGAGAACCTTTTCTGCGCCCTCCAGATCAAGCTCGGCACTGGTGGTCGGCAACATGACGATTTCAGCATCCGTCGGCTTGAACCCTGCCGCTTCCAGGGCGTTACGCACGGCATAGAAGCTGGAGAACGACGTGAACACATCGATGGAGCCATCTTCGTTGGTCACCACGTCGTCGGCATCGGCCTCCATCGCGGCTTCCATCAAGGCATCCTCATCAACGCCGGCTGCATAGGAGATCTGGCCCTTGCGCTCGAACAGATAGGCAACAGAACCGTCAGTACCCAGGTTGCCGCCACACTTGCTGAACGCATGGCGTACAGCCGCAGCAGTACGGTTACGGTTGTCGGTCATGCACTCGACCATTACGGCTACGCCACCCGGGCCATAGCCTTCGTAGCTCAATTCGACCATGTCATCGGTATCAGCCGCACCGGCACCACGGGCCACGGCGCGATCAATGATATCGCGACTCATGTTCGCCCCAAGGGCCTTGTCCAGCGCCAGACGCAGGCGCGGATTGGAACTCGGATCGCCGCCACCTTGACGGGCAGCAACGGTCAGTTCACGGATCCACTTGGTGAAAATCTTGCCTTTTTTGGCATCCTGACGCTCTTTGCGGTGCTTGATGTTCGCCCACTTAGAATGACCTGCCATAACGCACTCCGAATCCCTTTAAAAACCTTGCCAGGCCAAGGCCTGTCAATAAAAATTCTCGACCCCAAATGCAAAGGCGCACCCGAAGATGCGCCTTTGAAGGTCAGACTTACTCTGCCTTGGCTTGTTCGCGCAAACGAATATGCAGCTCGCGCAACGCTTTGGCGTCAACCACGCCAGGTGCTTGTGTCATGACACAGGCAGCACTCTGGGTTTTCGGGAAGGCAATCACTTCACGAATCGATTGTGCACCGGTCATCAGCATGACCAGACGATCCAGACCGAAGGCCAGGCCACCATGGGGCGGCGCGCCGTACTTCAGGGCGTCCAGCAGGAAGCCGAATTTCTCTTCCTGCTCGGCTTCTTCGATACCCAGCAGGCGGAATACCGCTTGCTGCATTTCCTTGCGGTGGATACGGATCGAACCGCCACCCAGCTCGGTACCGTTCAGGACCATATCGTAGGCACGGGAGATCGCGGTTGCCGGGTTGGCTTCCAGCTCTTCAGGCGAGCACTTCGGTGCAGTGAACGGGTGGTGCAAGGCGCTGAAGCTGCCGTCGTCGTTCTCTTCGAACATCGGGAAGTCGACCACCCACATAGGGGCCCACTCGCAGGTCAGCAGGTTCAGATCGTTACCCACCTTGATACGCAGCGCGCCCAGGGCCTCGCTGACGATCTTGGCCTTGTCGGCACCGAAGAACACGATATCGCCATCGACGGCACCGACGCGATCCAGGATCACGTTCAGGTTGGCCTCAGGGATGTTTTTAACGATCGGCGACTGCAGACCTTCCACGCCTTTGGCGCGCTCGTTGACCTTGATGTACGCCAGGCCTTTGGCACCGTAGATGCCGACAAACTTGGTGTAGTCGTCGATCTGCTTGCGCGGCATGCTTGCAGCACCCGGAACCCGCAGGGCCGCAATACGGCATTTAGGGTCGTTGGCCGGGCCGCTGAACACCTTGAAATCCACGTCTTTGAGCTGATCGGCAACGTCAACCAGTTCCAGCGGGTTACGCAGGTCAGGCTTGTCGGAGCCGTAGCGGCGCATGGCTTCTTCGAAGGTCATGTGCGGGAATTCGCCGAATTCCAGATCCAGCACTTCCTTGAACAGGTTGCGGATCATGCCTTCGGTAAGGCCCATGATGTCTTTTTCATCGAGGAAGCTGGTTTCGATGTCGATCTGAGTGAACTCAGGCTGACGGTCGGCACGCAGGTCTTCGTCGCGGAAGCACTTGGCGATCTGGTAGTAACGGTCAAAACCGGCCACCATCAGCAACTGCTTGAACAGTTGCGGCGATTGCGGCAAAGCAAAGAACGAACCGGCGTGAGTACGGCTAGGCACCAGATAGTCACGGGCGCCTTCCGGGGTGGCACGGGTCAGGATCGGTGTTTCAACGTCCAGGAAGCCGTTTTCGTCCAGGTAACGACGAATGCTGGTAGTCATGCGCGAACGCAGGCGCAGCTTCTCGAGCATTTCCGGGCGACGCAAGTCGATAAAGCGGTAGCGCAAACGGGTTTCTTCGCCGACATCCGAGAATTCGTTAAGCGGGAATGGCGGGGTTTCTGCTTCGTTCAGCACTTCCAGCTCATAGCCCAGCACTTCGATCATGCCCGACGCCATGTTGGTATTGCCTGCACCGGCAGGACGCAGACGTACCTTGCCGGTGATCTTGACAACATACTCGCTGCGCACACGGTCGGCAGCGGCGAAGGTCTCAGCGCGATCCGGGTCGAAAACCACCTGGGCCAGACCATCACGATCACGGATATCGAGGAAAATCACCCCACCGTGGTCACGGCGACGGTGAACCCATCCGCAAAGGGTAATTTCCTGGCCGTCCAGGCTTTCGTTCAGTTGGCCGCAATAATGGCTGCGCATCATGGTAGTGGTTTCACTTCTCGTAATTCGAAATTCGGTGGAGGTCTTGCGCACCGTCGGTGCTGGTAACCTTGCAAGAGCCCGCTTGTGTTCTGACTGCTTTCGCTAGACCTCAGTCGGATTTATCGCCGCCTGCCAGATTCTTTTTCGAGCCTGTCTTGAAGTCTGTTTCATACCAGCCTGTACCGCTAAGGCGGAAACCCGGCATGGACAGCATTTTCTTCAGCTCGGGGGCCTGACAGGCTGGACAATCAACCAGCGGTGCAGCGCTGATCTTTTGAATGGCTTCCAGCTGATGACCACAGGAAGCGCACTGGTAATCGTACATGGGCATTGGCGTGTCTCGACAATCCGTTAGCGGCAACCCTTAAGCAGGGCCGCACAGCAAAGAGCGAGATTATATCTGGTAAATCGAGCCATTGCAGCCGCATGAACAGCCAGAAGCACCTAAATGCATCATAAATAGTGGGCGATTACAAGCCGTCGAGCATGCACCTCCAGCCGGCTGCTGCCTTCAACCCACAAACACCTGCTACTGTTTTACCTCCTGAAGGCCGCGACCCATTTTCAACAAGTGCATGACGCAGACGACCCGAATGAACCCACTGAAGTTCTTCACCCCGCCATGGCGCAAGTGAACCTCCAGGTCGATATAGGACAGCAGCGTATTTATTGAACACTTGTTGATACGTGATATATCGGACAACACCTCCCAATACACTTCCTCAAGCCGCAAACAGGTGGCAAAGCCATTCAACCGTACTGAACGTGATAATGGCCGGGCCAGCGTGATGCCAAAGTCCAGAATGGCAGGGTCAATCCTGACCCTCTGCATTGATCTGCACCCGGCATTTTCTTGCCGCATCAATCGCCCCATCGCAAAAGCACTCCATTGCGCATCATTGGATTTGATTACTCTTTTTTCAAAGAACTTGCCTCATAAAACGACATGTAAAAATTCTTATCCAGCGGATCAAACCCGCAAATCTGTAGGAGCGCTCTCGCTACGTGCGGCGAATATGGTCATGGACGGAGCAGGCAGCATCCCCATCAGATCACACCACCCCCCAACCCCCAGACCAGAGGCCTACATGCGTCTAAGACAAGGCTTTCGTAATAAGCTGATTTTGCCTAGGCCTCATCGAACAGTCTCACTCACAGATAGACCCATACGCTTAATTTGAGTAGACCCAAGCTTTGCTGTTAAATAGGCAGCGTGTTGCCCAATTTTCGCCTCCGGCGAGGGCGCATAGGCTGATGAACTCACGTGTCCAGCGCCTCCATTTTTTCTGAAGCGAACCGTGCGCAATCAGCTCTTCCTTGCGATCTATCTTAATGTGAGTCATTGAAATGTTGAAAATCGTCCACCTGATAACGGGTGCAGCGGCTTTGCTGCTGTCCTTTATTCCCAGCCTGCAATCTGAAGCTTTACCTTACCTACAACATCCTGATGCCCTTTACCTGGCGTTTTTTGGCCTGCTGAACCTGACACTGGCCCCAGTCATTCCATTCTGGAATAAAGGCCCGCGCCATCAACTGCAGAATCTGGTCAGTGCGCTGCTGGTACTGTCCGTTGTCCTGCAGACCCTGACCCTGTTCGGCCTGCTGCTGCCGATTGGTGATCAGCCCGCTGTTCTCCTGGGCCTGACACCTGCTGTTATTGCCGTACTGCTTCATCTTGCTGTCAGCTTCTATAAATCGTCACCTTCGTCGTCCTCGCAAAGCTATGACATGACCAACCGCGATACAGGGACTGTCAAATGGTTCAACACCTCAAAGGGTTTCGGCTTTATCTCCCGAGATTCCGGTGATGATATTTTTGTACACTTCCGCGCCATTCGTGGCGAGGGCCACCGTGTTTTGGTGGAAGGGCAACGTGTCGAGTTCTCGGTCATGAACCGCGACAAGGGCCTGCAGGCCGAAGACGTGATCGCAGCATTGCCGCGCCGCTGATTCAAGCCTGAAAAAAAACCGCGATCAGCCAGGCTGAATCGCGGTTTTTTTATGCCTGCACAAAACAATCAATAGTGCGGTGGCGGAGCCTCTTCTTCAAACGACTCGAACTGCCCGCCCATTTCCTCCTGGCGCTTGAGCAAGGCGGCCATCTGCATCTGCAGACGATCCACGGTGTTCTGCTGGGCCACCAGTACATCATTCAATGCCTGAATGGTGTCATCCTGAAAAGCCACGCGGCTTTCAAGGTCCATCACTCGCGCTTCAAGCGTCACGATCAACCCTCCGAAATAGTAAAACTTGCATCAAGAGCCGATGCCAGCCTGTCCCGGACAGCACGCACCTCTGCCGGCGCATAGGGTTTTGCAGGATGCTTGCCCCAGACAGGCCCTGGCCATGCCACATCAGCCCGGTAACGAACAATCACATGCATGTGCAACTGACTGACGACATTACCCAGGGTGGCAACATTGATTTTATCCGCACCGTACGACTCTTTCAGCACCCGCGCCAAAGCCGTGGTCTCAGCCCACATCCGCTGTTGGTCGGCGTCATCCAATTGAAACAGTTCAGTTATACCCTCGCGTCGCGGCACCAGGATAAACCAGGGGTAATTCGAATCATTGGAAAGCAGCAAGCGGCACAAGGGGAAGTCCCCTATCAGCCAGGTATCCTCTTGAAGACGTGTATC
Proteins encoded in this window:
- the ybgF gene encoding tol-pal system protein YbgF; this translates as MRTCRRAVTILTLSLLPLSAWAAVPVVDDNSGYNNSGGSYPSPGYGASGAYAGGGVSTPVSAQGELFNQLQQMQEQIARQQGVIEVLQNDISRMKQESLERYQELDRRIGAGIAPAAAPDNSSAGGANAAGNTAAPASQAAASAEPGDPAKEKLYYDAAFDLIKAKDFDKASQAFTAFLRKYPNSQYAGNAQYWLGEVNLAKGDLQAAGQAFAKVSQLYPKHAKVPDSLYKLADVERRLGHTDKVKGILQQVVAQYPGTSAAQLAQRDLQRM
- the pal gene encoding peptidoglycan-associated lipoprotein Pal, coding for MEMLKFGKFAALALAMAVAVGCSSKGGDNAGEGAAVDPNAGYGANTGAVDGSLSEEAALRAITVFYFEYDSSDLKPEAMRALDVHAKDLKANGARVVLEGNTDARGTREYNMALGERRAKAVQRYLVLQGVSPAQLELVSYGKERPIATGNDEQSWAQNRRVELRK
- the tolB gene encoding Tol-Pal system beta propeller repeat protein TolB, which encodes MAVADEKNILVTSGSDRATPIAVVPFGWQGGTVLPDDMAEIIGNDLRNSGYYAPIPKQNMIGLPTQASEVIFRDWKALGAQYVMVGNIVPAGGRLQVQYALFNVATEQPVLTGSVSGTAEQLRDMAHYISDQSFEKLTGIKGAFSTRLLYVTAERASATNTRYTLQRSDYDGARAVTLLQSREPILSPRFAPDGKRIAYVSFEQKRPRIFVQNIDTGRREQITNFEGLNGAPAWSPDGSKLAFVLSKDGNAEIYVMDLASRGLTRVTNNPAIDTEPFWGKDGSTIYFTSDRGGKPQIYKTNVGSGNAERVTFIGNYNASPKLSADEKTLVMIHRQDGFTNFRVAAQDLQRGSVKILTDTNLDESATVAPNGTMVIYATRQQGRGVLMLVSINGRVRLPLPTAQGEVREPSWSPYLN
- the tolA gene encoding cell envelope integrity protein TolA, with the protein product MREQREPSASENYFWPAVWAVGLHVLIFGLLFVSFAMTPELPPSKPIVQATLYQLKSKSQATTQTNQKIAGEAKKSAARQTEVEQMEQKKVEQEAVKAAEQKKEEAAEKAAEAKKADEAKASEAKKADEAKKADEAKKADDAKKATEAKKAEEKKLADIAKKKSEEEAKKAAEEEAKKKAAEDAKKKAAEDAKKKAAEDAKKKAVADEAKKKSAEDAKKKAAADAAKKKAVEAARKSTEEKKAQALADLLSDTPQRQQALADEQGDEVAGSFDDLIRARAAEGWARPPSARKNMTVVLQIGMLPDGTVTSVTVAKSSGDGPFDSSAVAAVKNIGRLTEMQGMKPSDFNPYRSFKMTFTPEDLAL
- the tolR gene encoding protein TolR, with the protein product MARARKKRKPVAEMNVVPYIDVMLVLLVIFMVTAPMLNQGVKVDLPKVSSEALPQDNNTQVLTISIKADKTYFWNLGSEVDTDKQMDKAMTLPQMTDAVTKIIRAGNEGGKHTQVFIRGDKTVDYGAVMGAMGGLQKAGVGNVGLITEAP
- the tolQ gene encoding protein TolQ, coding for MEANVVDHSSMWSLVSNASIVVQLVMLTLLAASVTSWVMIFQRSTMLRAGRRALESFEERFWSGIDLSKLYRQAGSNPDPDSGVEQIFRAGFKEFSRLRQQPGVDPEAVMEGVARAMRVAISREEEKLEQSLPFLATVGSVSPYIGLFGTVWGIMNSFRGLATAQQATLATVAPGIAEALIATAIGLFAAIPAVIAYNRFAARSETLIGRYYTFADEFQAILHRKVHTSEE
- the ybgC gene encoding tol-pal system-associated acyl-CoA thioesterase, coding for MRAQNRLEPFAHRCRVYYEDTDAGGVVYYVNYLKFMERARTERLRELGFAQSALAGENLLFVVHSSEARYHAPARLDDELLVSAQVMELNRASLRFKQQVWRAADATLLCEGQFLVACVRADSFKPRAIPEALRTAFADVSGAGKHLEQEIKRGS
- the ruvB gene encoding Holliday junction branch migration DNA helicase RuvB, with the translated sequence MIEADRLITASSGRDREEVQDRAIRPLSLADYIGQPTVREQMELFIQAARGRAESLDHTLIFGPPGLGKTTLANIIAQEMGVSIKSTSGPVLERPGDLAALLTNLEPHDVLFIDEIHRLSPIVEEVLYPAMEDFQLDIMIGEGPAARSIKLDLPPFTLVGATTRAGMLTNPLRDRFGIVQRLEFYSTDDLATIVSRSAGIFGLPLDPEGAYEIARRARGTPRIANRLLRRVRDFAEVRAKGHITKPVADLALNLLDVDEHGFDHQDRRLLLTMIEKFDGGPVGVDSLAAAISEERHTIEDVLEPYLIQQGYIMRTPRGRVVTRHAYLHFGLNIPSRLGDMPVVDEFLNALDD
- the ruvA gene encoding Holliday junction branch migration protein RuvA, which translates into the protein MIGRLRGTLAEKQPPHLILDVNGLGYELEVPMTTLYRLPSVGEPLTLHTHLVVREDAQLLYGFIGKRERDFFRELIRLNGVGPKLALALMSSLEVDELVRCVQAQDTSALTKVPGVGKKTAERLLVELKDRFKAWEQVPSMFALVPNQPDAPVPVASAESDAMSALISLGYKPQEASKAVSAIKDKTLSSEDMIRRALKGMI